A stretch of the Uranotaenia lowii strain MFRU-FL chromosome 3, ASM2978415v1, whole genome shotgun sequence genome encodes the following:
- the LOC129751372 gene encoding uncharacterized protein LOC129751372: MNYCTCVFIIVFGIIFPNVSAKSVKFYNMSYEFNPEYSIGSLQVSIDDTNYGVGLSSEVLKRIDGKFWVTGVLSRKVKNEYISMANVHMDTCETDPTESDNPIVKFVSMEAKKFVSFGLKCPYEPGHYAVNNFNFEDKRAMVKLIPSGSYRMSMSSEHQPAGSAVMHKVMSFSFNVDVE, from the exons ATGAATTATTGTACCTGTGTATTTATCATCGTGTTCGgaataatttttccaaat GTATCAGCAAAGTCcgttaaattttataacatGTCCTACGAATTCAATCCTGAATACTCCATTGGATCACTTCAAGTTAGCATCGATGATACTAATTATGGTGTAGGACTAAGTTCGGAAGTGTTGAAAcgaattgatggaaaattttgG GTAACCGGTGTTTTAAgtagaaaagttaaaaatgaatacataaGTATGGCTAACGTCCATATGGACACGTGTGAAACCGACCCGACCGAGTCAGATAATCCAATCGTCAAATTTGTTTCGATGGAAGCGAAAAAGTTTGTGTCCTTCGGACTGAAGTGTCCCTACGAACCG GGACACTATGCCGTCAATAATTTCAACTTTGAAGATAAGAGAGCTATGGTTAAGCTGATACCATCGGGGAGCTATCGGATGAGCATGTCCTCCGAGCATCAGCCTGCCGGAAGTGCCGTTATGCATAAAGTGATGAGCTTTTCATTTAACGTCGATGTCGAATAG